From Rhodopseudomonas palustris, a single genomic window includes:
- a CDS encoding DUF58 domain-containing protein translates to MAQPGEHRTQETLAVRRADGESRSLAASLPRLMLEARRIANNVTHGLHGRRRAGAGENFWQYRRFVSGEPATSVDWRRSARDDHLYVRELEWEAAHTVWLWPDRSLSMAFASKGARDSKLERGLIVSFALAELLVAGGERVGIPGLMNPTSSNNVVDKMAQAILHDTTHRGSLPPSFVPSSLSEIVVLSDFWSPVGDIRPMLAGLSASGAHGTLVQIVDPAEESFPYAGRVEFVEPEGGGAITAGRAEKWASDYVALVAAHRDAIRLETSKLDWLFSTHTTSRSAAELLLFLHAGMTTAKGAAGKAGRSA, encoded by the coding sequence ATGGCGCAGCCCGGCGAGCATCGCACCCAGGAGACGCTGGCGGTCCGCCGTGCCGACGGCGAAAGCCGCTCGCTCGCGGCGTCGCTGCCGCGGCTGATGCTCGAGGCCCGCCGGATCGCCAACAACGTCACCCACGGCCTGCACGGCCGCCGCCGTGCCGGCGCCGGCGAGAACTTCTGGCAGTATCGCCGCTTCGTCTCAGGCGAGCCGGCCACGAGCGTCGACTGGCGCCGCTCGGCGCGGGACGATCATCTCTATGTCCGCGAGCTGGAATGGGAAGCCGCCCACACGGTCTGGCTGTGGCCCGACCGGTCGCTGTCGATGGCATTCGCCTCCAAGGGCGCGCGCGACAGCAAGCTGGAGCGCGGCCTGATCGTGAGTTTTGCGCTGGCCGAACTGCTGGTCGCCGGCGGCGAACGCGTCGGCATCCCCGGACTGATGAACCCGACCTCCAGCAACAACGTCGTCGACAAGATGGCGCAGGCGATCCTGCACGACACCACCCATCGTGGCAGCCTGCCGCCGTCGTTCGTGCCTTCATCGCTGTCCGAGATCGTTGTGCTGTCCGACTTCTGGTCTCCGGTCGGCGATATCCGTCCAATGCTGGCCGGACTGTCGGCCTCCGGCGCCCACGGCACGCTGGTCCAGATCGTCGACCCGGCCGAAGAGAGCTTCCCCTATGCGGGACGGGTCGAATTCGTCGAGCCCGAAGGCGGCGGCGCGATCACCGCCGGGCGCGCCGAGAAGTGGGCCAGCGACTACGTCGCGCTGGTCGCCGCGCATCGCGACGCGATACGGCTCGAGACGTCGAAGCTCGACTGGCTGTTCTCGACCCACACCACCTCGCGCTCGGCCGCCGAGCTGTTGCTGTTCCTGCACGCCGGCATGACCACCGCCAAAGGCGCCGCCGGCAAAGCGGGGCGCAGCGCATGA
- a CDS encoding AAA family ATPase, whose translation MAGADSVEKLEDVIVRSAEQVAGEVRTAKEAIATVIFGQDRVVENTLVTILSGGHALLIGVPGLAKTKLVETLGVTLGLDAKRIQFTPDLMPSDILGAEVLDETTAGKRSFRFIAGPVFAQLLMADEINRASPRTQSALLQAMQEQHITVAGARHDLPKPFHVLATQNPLEQEGTYPLPEAQLDRFLMEIDVDYPDRDAERRILFDTTGAEQSAPKAAMSGETLLSAQRLVRRLPVGDSVVEAILSLVRSARPGPEAGELGKLIAWGPGPRASQSLMMAVRARALLDGRLAPSIDDVLDLAEPVLKHRMALTFSARAEGRTIPDVIQKLKSRIG comes from the coding sequence ATGGCCGGCGCAGACAGTGTCGAGAAACTCGAAGACGTCATCGTTCGCTCGGCCGAGCAGGTCGCAGGTGAAGTGCGCACCGCCAAGGAGGCGATCGCGACCGTGATCTTCGGTCAGGATCGCGTGGTGGAAAATACCCTGGTGACGATCCTGTCCGGCGGCCACGCGCTGCTGATCGGCGTCCCCGGTCTCGCCAAGACCAAGCTGGTGGAAACCCTGGGTGTCACGCTCGGGCTCGACGCCAAGCGTATCCAGTTCACTCCCGACCTGATGCCATCGGACATTCTCGGCGCCGAAGTGCTCGACGAGACCACTGCCGGCAAGCGGTCGTTCCGCTTCATCGCCGGCCCGGTGTTCGCCCAGCTTCTGATGGCCGACGAAATCAACCGCGCCAGCCCGCGCACCCAATCGGCGCTGCTGCAGGCGATGCAGGAGCAGCACATCACCGTCGCCGGCGCCCGGCACGATCTGCCGAAGCCGTTCCATGTGCTGGCGACCCAGAATCCTCTGGAACAGGAAGGCACCTATCCGCTGCCCGAAGCCCAGCTCGACCGCTTCCTGATGGAGATCGACGTCGACTATCCGGATCGCGATGCCGAGCGCCGCATCCTGTTCGACACCACCGGCGCCGAGCAGAGCGCACCGAAAGCGGCGATGAGCGGCGAAACGCTGCTGTCGGCGCAGCGGCTGGTGCGCCGGCTGCCGGTCGGCGACTCGGTCGTTGAAGCGATCCTGTCGCTGGTGCGCTCGGCGCGTCCGGGCCCCGAGGCCGGCGAACTCGGCAAGCTGATCGCCTGGGGTCCGGGGCCGCGCGCCAGCCAGTCGTTGATGATGGCGGTGCGCGCCCGGGCGCTGCTCGACGGCCGGCTGGCGCCGTCGATCGACGACGTCCTCGACCTCGCCGAGCCGGTGCTGAAACATCGCATGGCGCTGACGTTCTCGGCGCGCGCCGAAGGCCGCACGATTCCGGACGTAATCCAGAAGCTCAAGAGCCGGATCGGCTGA
- a CDS encoding DUF1285 domain-containing protein, producing MAKQGQGSSHDLDGLTEAARDAAARAASGKGLPPVHLWNPPFCGDLDMRIASDGTWFYLGTPIGRPALVRLFSTILKREGDKHFLVTPVEKVGIIVDDAPFLAVEMIKDHDARGPLLRFRTNVDDWVTCDGESGLRFEFAPDGGVTPYLHVRAGLWAKVTRALYYDLVDIGEERMVDGHSMFGIASGGSFFAMADAELTREAH from the coding sequence ATGGCGAAGCAAGGGCAGGGTTCATCGCACGATCTTGACGGTCTCACCGAGGCCGCCCGTGACGCTGCGGCGCGTGCGGCCAGTGGCAAGGGATTGCCGCCGGTGCATCTGTGGAACCCTCCGTTCTGCGGCGACCTCGACATGCGGATCGCGTCCGACGGAACCTGGTTCTATCTCGGCACCCCGATCGGCCGCCCGGCTTTGGTGCGGCTGTTCTCGACCATTCTGAAGCGCGAGGGCGACAAGCACTTCCTGGTCACGCCGGTCGAAAAGGTCGGCATCATCGTCGATGACGCGCCGTTTCTCGCGGTCGAAATGATCAAGGACCATGACGCGCGCGGCCCGCTGCTGCGCTTTCGTACCAATGTCGACGATTGGGTGACGTGCGACGGCGAAAGTGGGCTGCGGTTCGAATTCGCCCCCGACGGCGGAGTGACACCGTACCTTCACGTTCGTGCCGGCCTATGGGCCAAGGTGACGCGGGCATTGTACTACGATCTTGTTGACATCGGTGAGGAGCGGATGGTCGATGGTCACTCGATGTTCGGCATCGCGTCAGGCGGCTCGTTCTTCGCCATGGCCGATGCCGAGCTGACGAGGGAAGCGCATTGA